One genomic window of Halorubrum hochsteinianum includes the following:
- a CDS encoding NAD(P)-binding domain-containing protein has product MDVLVVGAGEIGRWVADTVSADDAPVDASVAFADRDPAVAEDAAAERDARTVDADGDTVHDVVCLAVPMSAVPAAVGAYAPRAERAIVDVSGEMTDAVAAMREHAPDLERASYHPLFAPPRVPGNVAVVVDEPGPTVESLSAAVEAGGNDVFETTAAEHDAAMESVQAGAHAAVLAWRLAADPVREEFHTPVSAALDEIADTVTEGSPAVYAEIQRAFDGADDVADAAAEIAAADDEAFAALYERARGDREGRDRLE; this is encoded by the coding sequence ATGGACGTACTCGTCGTCGGCGCGGGCGAGATCGGGCGCTGGGTCGCCGACACCGTGTCGGCCGACGACGCGCCGGTCGACGCGAGCGTCGCGTTCGCCGACCGCGACCCGGCGGTCGCCGAGGACGCCGCGGCCGAGCGCGACGCGCGGACGGTCGACGCCGACGGGGATACCGTCCACGACGTCGTCTGCCTCGCGGTCCCGATGTCGGCGGTCCCGGCGGCGGTCGGGGCGTACGCGCCGCGCGCGGAGCGGGCGATCGTCGACGTCTCCGGCGAGATGACCGACGCGGTCGCGGCGATGCGCGAACACGCCCCGGACCTCGAACGCGCGAGCTACCACCCGCTTTTCGCGCCGCCGCGGGTCCCGGGCAACGTCGCGGTCGTCGTCGACGAGCCCGGCCCGACGGTCGAGTCGCTCTCGGCCGCCGTCGAGGCCGGCGGCAACGACGTGTTCGAGACGACCGCCGCGGAACACGACGCCGCGATGGAGTCCGTTCAGGCGGGCGCGCACGCCGCGGTGCTCGCGTGGCGGCTCGCGGCGGACCCCGTCCGCGAGGAGTTCCACACCCCGGTGTCGGCCGCCCTCGACGAGATCGCCGACACCGTCACAGAGGGGTCGCCGGCGGTGTACGCCGAGATCCAGCGCGCGTTCGACGGGGCCGACGACGTGGCCGACGCCGCGGCCGAGATCGCGGCGGCGGACGACGAGGCGTTCGCCGCCCTCTACGAGCGCGCCCGCGGCGACCGCGAGGGGCGGGACCGGCTGGAGTGA
- a CDS encoding small ribosomal subunit Rsm22 family protein: protein MIDRTAVRNNANYLRNVRPIDPEEIAEYIEGTPHPAVVRETLREEAFDLRLRERDDGTFVPVEERPVGQPGWSPDALPERYTFALEDLLVEEYGANWHRGESGDALRERVRDLKADYLYENDVEYDRVAALGYAIYHLPAYYATVGYVLDNLVENGLLDRTLRVLDVGAGVGGPALGLCDYLPDDAVVEYHAVEPSAATDVLDRMLDETGRNFRTTVHETTAEAFLGLEGGGGAAPAAADASDAADPDAGYASDAADPATDDPFDLVLFGNVLSEFADPVAVADAALDALAPDGSLVAFAPADRNTAIGLRRIEREVVASGGDPERDAEIYSPTLRLWPDAVPTDPGWSFDVAGDLAVPPFQRRLDEAAARGETDEPGEFVNVDVQFAYSILRPDGRRRVDVEASAERCARMAESERHVTERVNHLAVKLSHDLSEGDNALYRVGDGSQATDHYLVCTRETALNRDLREADYGAVVFVENGLVLWNEDEGAYNVVVDDETVVDLVAP, encoded by the coding sequence ATGATCGACAGAACCGCGGTTCGGAACAACGCGAACTACCTGCGCAACGTCAGACCGATCGACCCCGAGGAGATCGCCGAGTACATCGAGGGGACGCCGCACCCGGCGGTCGTCCGCGAGACGCTCCGCGAGGAGGCCTTCGACCTCCGGCTCCGCGAGCGCGACGACGGGACGTTCGTCCCCGTCGAGGAGCGCCCGGTCGGACAGCCGGGGTGGTCGCCCGACGCGCTCCCGGAGCGGTACACGTTCGCCTTGGAGGACCTCCTCGTCGAGGAGTACGGCGCGAACTGGCACCGCGGGGAGTCCGGCGACGCGCTCCGCGAGCGGGTCCGGGACCTGAAGGCCGACTACCTCTACGAGAACGACGTCGAGTACGACCGCGTCGCGGCGCTCGGGTACGCGATCTACCACCTGCCCGCCTACTACGCGACGGTCGGGTACGTCCTCGACAACCTCGTCGAGAACGGACTTCTCGACCGCACGCTCCGCGTCCTCGACGTCGGGGCCGGCGTGGGCGGTCCCGCGCTCGGGCTCTGCGACTACCTCCCCGACGACGCGGTCGTCGAGTACCACGCGGTCGAGCCGAGCGCCGCGACGGACGTGCTCGACCGGATGCTCGACGAGACCGGGCGCAACTTCCGGACCACGGTCCACGAGACGACCGCCGAGGCGTTCCTCGGTCTGGAAGGCGGCGGGGGAGCCGCCCCCGCGGCCGCCGATGCCTCCGACGCCGCCGATCCCGACGCCGGCTACGCCTCCGACGCCGCCGACCCCGCGACCGACGACCCCTTCGACCTCGTGCTCTTCGGCAACGTCCTCTCGGAGTTCGCCGACCCGGTCGCGGTCGCCGACGCCGCGCTCGACGCGCTCGCGCCCGACGGCAGCCTCGTCGCGTTCGCGCCCGCCGACCGCAACACCGCGATCGGGCTGCGTCGGATCGAGCGTGAGGTCGTCGCCTCCGGCGGCGACCCGGAGCGCGACGCCGAGATCTACTCGCCGACGCTGCGGCTGTGGCCCGACGCGGTCCCGACCGACCCGGGCTGGTCGTTCGACGTCGCCGGCGACCTCGCGGTCCCGCCGTTCCAGCGTCGGCTCGACGAGGCGGCGGCCCGCGGGGAGACCGACGAGCCGGGCGAGTTCGTCAACGTCGACGTCCAGTTCGCCTACTCGATCCTCCGCCCGGACGGGCGGCGGCGCGTCGACGTCGAGGCGAGCGCGGAGCGGTGCGCGCGCATGGCCGAGTCGGAGCGCCACGTCACCGAGCGGGTGAACCACCTCGCCGTGAAGCTGAGCCACGACTTAAGTGAGGGCGACAACGCCCTCTACCGCGTCGGCGACGGCTCGCAGGCGACCGACCACTACCTCGTCTGTACCCGCGAGACCGCGCTGAACCGCGACCTCCGCGAGGCGGACTACGGGGCGGTCGTCTTCGTCGAGAACGGCTTGGTCCTCTGGAACGAGGACGAGGGCGCGTACAACGTCGTCGTCGACGACGAGACGGTCGTCGACCTCGTCGCGCCCTGA